The Saccharopolyspora gloriosae genome window below encodes:
- the mrf gene encoding ribosome hibernation factor-recruiting GTPase MRF: MGNRTEPSRTARVPLIMVAGLHEEHVAATAESARATDPQGTAVVHHDLREVTGGVVRRHLRQGDSEQLTVLELAHGCVSCTLREDFLPLLRRLAAAPDVRRIVVRLDPSLEPEAICWAIEHVVVDSAPVAEDVEVQAVVTAVDLPSWLTDAGGDEPLYERGLAGSPDDERTVAQVGVGQVEFADAVVLAGDADRWQAVRTEAVLHRLTPAAPFAALDLPALLRRVPDNARRGEVDGAHGPLLRGQPPLDDEAGVSVVVFEQRRPFHPERLHDSLDVLLDGVVRTRGRAWVASQPDTALWLESAGGGLRVGHAGPWLVTQSPEQWAEVDPERQVKASLNWDDYYGDRLQELVVIAHEAKPGDIRDALLAALLTDEELALGEAAWRDFPDPFGEWHEDPCAEDEPEQAPASRERGGDR, encoded by the coding sequence GTGGGCAACAGAACCGAACCGTCCCGGACCGCCCGAGTGCCGTTGATCATGGTGGCCGGGCTCCACGAAGAGCACGTCGCGGCGACCGCGGAATCCGCCCGCGCCACCGACCCGCAGGGCACCGCCGTCGTGCACCACGACCTGCGCGAGGTCACCGGCGGAGTCGTCCGCCGCCACCTCCGGCAAGGCGACTCCGAACAGCTCACCGTGCTCGAACTGGCCCACGGCTGCGTCTCCTGCACGCTGCGCGAGGACTTCCTGCCGCTGCTGCGCAGGCTCGCCGCCGCCCCCGACGTGCGGCGCATCGTCGTGCGCCTCGACCCGTCGCTGGAACCCGAGGCGATCTGCTGGGCCATCGAGCACGTCGTCGTCGACTCCGCGCCCGTGGCCGAGGACGTCGAAGTCCAGGCCGTCGTCACCGCCGTCGACCTGCCGAGCTGGCTCACCGACGCGGGCGGCGACGAACCCCTCTACGAACGCGGGCTCGCCGGCAGCCCCGACGACGAGCGCACCGTCGCGCAGGTCGGCGTCGGGCAGGTCGAATTCGCCGACGCCGTCGTGCTCGCGGGCGACGCCGACCGCTGGCAGGCCGTGCGCACCGAAGCCGTGCTGCACCGGCTCACCCCGGCCGCGCCGTTCGCCGCGCTCGACCTGCCCGCGCTGCTGCGCCGCGTCCCGGACAACGCCCGGCGCGGCGAGGTCGACGGCGCGCACGGGCCGCTGCTGCGCGGGCAGCCCCCGCTCGACGACGAGGCCGGGGTCTCCGTCGTCGTCTTCGAGCAGCGCCGCCCGTTCCACCCCGAGCGCCTGCACGACTCGCTGGACGTGCTGCTCGACGGAGTCGTGCGCACCCGCGGCCGCGCCTGGGTCGCCAGCCAGCCGGACACCGCGCTGTGGCTCGAATCCGCGGGCGGCGGTCTGCGCGTCGGGCACGCCGGGCCGTGGCTGGTGACCCAGAGCCCCGAGCAGTGGGCCGAAGTGGACCCGGAACGCCAGGTCAAGGCCTCGCTGAACTGGGACGACTACTACGGCGACCGGCTGCAGGAGCTCGTGGTCATCGCGCACGAGGCGAAGCCCGGCGACATCCGCGACGCGCTGCTGGCTGCGCTGCTCACCGACGAGGAGCTGGCGCTCGGCGAGGCCGCGTGGCGCGACTTCCCGGACCCGTTCGGGGAGTGGCACGAGGACCCGTGCGCCGAAGACGAACCGGAACAGGCGCCCGCGTCGCGCGAACGCGGCGGCGACCGGTGA
- a CDS encoding type B 50S ribosomal protein L31: MKPNIHPEYGPVVFQDRSTGTRFLTRSTATSEDTVTWEDGETYPLIVVDITADSHPFWTGNQRVLDSEGRVEKFRRRYGNRTR, from the coding sequence GTGAAACCGAACATCCATCCCGAGTACGGCCCGGTCGTGTTCCAGGACCGCTCCACCGGAACCCGGTTCCTGACCCGCTCGACCGCGACGTCGGAGGACACCGTCACCTGGGAGGACGGCGAGACCTACCCGCTGATCGTCGTCGACATCACCGCCGACTCGCACCCGTTCTGGACGGGGAACCAGCGAGTCCTCGACAGCGAAGGCCGCGTCGAGAAGTTCCGCCGCCGCTACGGCAACCGCACCCGCTGA
- the rpmF gene encoding 50S ribosomal protein L32: protein MAVPKRKTSRSNTRHRRSQWKATAPELVPIVVDGERKLVPRNLIRYFQQR, encoded by the coding sequence ATGGCAGTTCCGAAACGCAAGACGTCCCGCAGCAACACCCGGCACCGGCGCTCGCAGTGGAAGGCGACCGCTCCCGAACTGGTGCCGATCGTCGTCGACGGAGAGCGCAAGCTCGTCCCGCGCAACCTGATCCGCTACTTCCAGCAGCGGTGA
- a CDS encoding response regulator transcription factor, producing MRILVVDDDRAVRESLRRSLQFNGYQVELAADGQQALNWLADQRPDAMVLDVMMPRLDGLEVARRLRSTGDDLPILVLTARDAVSDRVAGLDAGADDYLPKPFALEELLARLRALLRRASPAEDDGYDSPPALHFADLDLDPGTREVRRGDRPISLTRTEFALLELLMAHPKQVLTRSRLLEDVWGYDFPTSGNALEVYVGYLRRKTEAEGEPRLIHTVRGVGYVLRETPP from the coding sequence ATGCGCATCCTCGTCGTCGACGACGACCGGGCCGTGCGCGAGTCGCTGCGTCGCTCGTTGCAGTTCAACGGCTACCAGGTGGAACTCGCCGCGGACGGTCAACAGGCCCTGAACTGGCTGGCCGACCAGCGGCCGGACGCGATGGTCCTCGACGTGATGATGCCGCGCCTGGACGGCCTGGAGGTGGCGCGCAGGTTGCGCAGCACCGGCGACGACCTGCCGATCCTGGTGCTCACCGCCCGCGACGCCGTCTCCGACCGGGTCGCCGGCCTCGACGCGGGCGCAGACGACTACCTGCCGAAACCGTTCGCGCTGGAAGAGCTGCTGGCCCGGCTGCGCGCCCTGCTGCGCCGCGCCTCCCCGGCCGAGGACGACGGCTACGACAGCCCGCCCGCGCTGCACTTCGCCGACCTCGACCTCGACCCCGGCACCCGCGAAGTGCGCCGCGGCGACCGCCCCATCAGCCTCACCCGCACCGAGTTCGCGCTGCTGGAACTGCTGATGGCGCACCCCAAGCAGGTCCTCACCCGCAGCCGGTTGCTGGAGGACGTGTGGGGCTACGACTTCCCGACCTCGGGCAACGCCTTGGAGGTCTACGTCGGATACCTGCGCCGCAAGACCGAGGCCGAAGGCGAACCCCGCTTGATCCACACCGTGCGCGGCGTCGGCTACGTGCTCCGCGAGACCCCGCCGTGA
- a CDS encoding HAMP domain-containing sensor histidine kinase, with product MIESAPPPPEASPGRDRLQRISLRNRVTLLAAMCVAGAVALVSLGAFFTVRDSLYEQLDDSLLRRAVEAEAGPLISAPAGLQGVPVAFYTAANLQISVLYPNGAELAPGKRPPSGALELAVAQGKLPKSIRTDDATNSRIVAVPADNGALVMAQSLAPTKATLAQLSLVLVVIGGAGILLAAAAGTAVASAGLRPVQRLTAATERVALTGDLRPIPVSGDDELARLTTSFNDMLGALAESQERQRRLVADAGHELRTPLTSLRTNLELLMAAAQPGAPALSEQDREEMFEDVRGQITELSALVGDLVELAREDAPQAVHEPVELVDVVERALNRARRRAGPVEFDVRLQPWSMMGDATALERAVLNLLDNAAKWSRDGGTVRVGMHSDGAGSVVLEVADSGPGIAEADRPHVFERFYRSSLARTLPGSGLGLSIVKQVAERHGGSVWAGAAPEGGALLRMILPGHLA from the coding sequence GTGATCGAATCCGCCCCGCCACCGCCCGAAGCGAGCCCCGGCCGCGACCGGTTGCAGCGCATCTCGCTGCGCAACCGGGTCACGCTGCTGGCGGCGATGTGCGTGGCCGGAGCCGTCGCGCTCGTGTCGCTCGGCGCGTTCTTCACCGTGCGCGACAGCCTCTACGAGCAGCTCGACGACAGCCTGCTGCGCCGTGCCGTCGAAGCCGAAGCAGGACCGCTGATCAGCGCTCCCGCCGGGTTGCAGGGCGTCCCCGTGGCGTTCTACACGGCGGCGAACCTGCAGATCAGCGTGCTCTACCCGAACGGAGCGGAGCTGGCGCCGGGCAAGCGGCCGCCGTCCGGGGCGCTGGAACTGGCCGTGGCGCAGGGGAAGCTGCCGAAGTCCATCCGCACCGACGACGCCACCAACAGCCGCATCGTGGCGGTGCCCGCGGACAACGGGGCGCTGGTCATGGCGCAGTCGCTCGCCCCGACGAAGGCCACGCTGGCGCAGCTGAGCCTGGTGCTGGTCGTGATCGGCGGGGCGGGGATCTTGCTCGCGGCCGCCGCGGGCACCGCCGTGGCCAGCGCCGGGCTGCGCCCGGTGCAACGGCTCACCGCGGCCACCGAACGCGTCGCGCTGACCGGGGATCTGCGGCCCATCCCCGTGTCCGGGGACGACGAGCTCGCCCGGCTCACCACCTCGTTCAACGACATGCTCGGCGCGCTCGCCGAATCGCAGGAGCGGCAGCGAAGACTCGTCGCCGACGCCGGGCACGAGTTGCGCACGCCGCTGACCTCGTTGCGCACCAACCTGGAACTGCTGATGGCCGCCGCGCAGCCGGGGGCGCCCGCGCTGTCCGAACAGGACCGCGAGGAGATGTTCGAGGACGTGCGCGGGCAGATCACCGAGCTCTCCGCGCTCGTCGGCGACCTGGTCGAACTGGCCAGGGAGGACGCTCCGCAGGCCGTGCACGAACCGGTCGAGCTCGTCGACGTGGTCGAACGCGCGCTGAACCGGGCGCGCAGGCGCGCGGGTCCCGTCGAGTTCGACGTGCGGTTGCAGCCGTGGTCGATGATGGGCGACGCCACGGCGCTGGAACGCGCGGTGCTGAACCTGCTGGACAACGCGGCGAAGTGGAGTCGCGACGGCGGCACCGTGCGGGTCGGCATGCACTCCGACGGCGCCGGCTCGGTGGTGCTGGAGGTCGCCGACAGCGGGCCGGGCATCGCCGAGGCGGATCGGCCGCACGTGTTCGAGCGGTTCTACCGGTCGTCGCTGGCGCGCACGCTGCCCGGCTCGGGGCTGGGGCTCTCGATCGTCAAGCAGGTGGCGGAGCGGCACGGCGGTAGCGTCTGGGCCGGTGCCGCGCCGGAGGGCGGCGCGCTGCTGCGGATGATCCTGCCGGGGCACCTGGCGTGA
- a CDS encoding DeoR family transcriptional regulator — MLARQRQEVILDEVRRTGAVQVSELVLRLGVSDMTIRRDLDALARQGLVEKVYGGATTTLGRSTDEPGFEAKSVRQLAEKEAIARAAASLVRPGTAIGLSAGTTTWTLARHLDDIPDLTVVTNSVRVADVLQQRGRTDRTVVLTGGVRTPSDALVGPVAVQSLRALHLDLVFLGVHGMAPRAGFTTPNLNESETNRALAEAASRLVVVADHAKWSTVGISTIVDFAEVDVLISDDGLPADARQLLAEQVHELVIAESVLTAESAADKPGPEQAGSDQEAAR; from the coding sequence GTGCTCGCACGCCAACGCCAGGAAGTGATCCTCGACGAGGTGCGGCGCACCGGCGCCGTCCAGGTCAGCGAGCTCGTGCTGCGCTTGGGCGTGTCCGACATGACCATCAGGCGCGACCTCGACGCGCTCGCTCGCCAAGGGCTCGTCGAGAAGGTCTACGGCGGCGCCACCACCACCCTCGGTCGCAGCACCGACGAGCCCGGCTTCGAAGCGAAGTCCGTGCGCCAGCTCGCCGAGAAGGAAGCCATCGCCCGCGCCGCGGCGAGCCTCGTGCGACCCGGCACCGCCATCGGCCTGTCCGCGGGCACCACCACCTGGACCCTCGCCCGGCACCTCGACGACATCCCCGACCTGACGGTCGTGACGAACTCCGTCCGCGTCGCCGACGTGCTCCAGCAGCGCGGTCGCACCGACCGGACCGTGGTGCTCACCGGCGGCGTCCGCACCCCGTCGGACGCCCTGGTCGGTCCGGTCGCGGTGCAATCGCTGCGCGCCCTGCACCTGGACCTGGTGTTCCTCGGCGTGCACGGCATGGCGCCGCGCGCCGGGTTCACCACGCCGAACCTCAACGAGAGCGAAACGAACCGCGCACTGGCCGAAGCGGCCAGCAGGCTCGTGGTGGTCGCCGACCACGCGAAGTGGTCCACGGTCGGCATCTCCACCATCGTCGACTTCGCCGAAGTCGACGTCCTGATCAGCGACGACGGCCTGCCCGCCGACGCCAGGCAACTGCTCGCCGAGCAGGTGCACGAGCTCGTGATCGCCGAATCGGTGCTCACCGCGGAATCCGCAGCAGACAAGCCCGGCCCCGAACAGGCCGGCAGCGATCAGGAGGCCGCGCGGTGA
- the galT gene encoding galactose-1-phosphate uridylyltransferase — translation MKRTVRELADGRQILYYDTDPASARDAVDGRDLPSRPPVSEMRRDPLTGEWVAMAAHRQTRTYKPPADQCPLCPSTPGRLTEIPEADYEVAVFENQFPSFAAAEPDPSAVDGMPMVPTGRARGRCEVVCFTSDHNTSFGQLTPAQVRTVVEAWADRTAELGATPGVEQVFCFENRGEEIGVTLHHPHGQIYGYPFVTPKTERMLRTAEDYRAQHGRPVLGDVLAAERASGRRVIVDSEHWTAYVPAAARWPVEVHVVPHRQVPDLVALTDAERDDFATTYLEVLRRLDGLYDRPLPYIAAWHQAPVRTGRDLSWLHLELFSVLRSADKLKYLAGSESGMGVWINDVTPEQVADRLRAV, via the coding sequence GTGAAGCGCACCGTCCGGGAACTGGCCGACGGCAGGCAGATCCTCTACTACGACACCGATCCGGCGAGCGCGCGCGACGCCGTCGACGGGCGCGACCTCCCGTCGCGGCCACCGGTCTCCGAGATGCGGCGGGATCCGCTGACCGGCGAGTGGGTCGCGATGGCCGCGCACCGCCAGACCCGCACCTACAAGCCCCCGGCCGACCAGTGCCCGCTGTGCCCGAGCACGCCGGGCAGGCTCACCGAGATCCCCGAGGCCGATTACGAGGTCGCGGTGTTCGAGAACCAGTTCCCGTCCTTCGCCGCCGCCGAACCCGATCCGTCCGCAGTGGACGGAATGCCGATGGTGCCGACCGGGCGGGCGCGCGGGCGCTGCGAGGTCGTGTGCTTCACCTCCGACCACAACACCTCGTTCGGCCAGCTCACCCCCGCCCAGGTGCGGACCGTCGTGGAGGCGTGGGCCGACCGCACCGCCGAACTCGGCGCGACACCCGGTGTGGAGCAGGTCTTCTGCTTCGAGAACCGGGGCGAAGAGATCGGCGTGACGCTGCACCACCCGCACGGGCAGATCTACGGGTACCCGTTCGTCACGCCCAAGACGGAGCGGATGCTGCGGACCGCCGAGGACTACCGGGCGCAGCACGGCAGGCCGGTGCTCGGCGACGTGCTCGCGGCCGAACGCGCCTCCGGCCGCCGCGTGATCGTGGACTCCGAGCACTGGACCGCGTACGTGCCCGCCGCCGCCCGCTGGCCCGTCGAAGTGCACGTCGTGCCGCACCGCCAGGTGCCCGATCTCGTCGCCCTCACCGACGCGGAACGCGACGACTTCGCCACCACCTACCTGGAAGTGCTGCGGCGCCTCGACGGCCTCTACGACCGGCCGCTGCCCTACATCGCGGCCTGGCACCAGGCCCCGGTCCGGACCGGCCGGGACCTGTCCTGGTTGCACCTGGAGCTGTTCTCGGTGCTGCGCTCCGCGGACAAGCTGAAGTACCTCGCCGGATCGGAATCCGGCATGGGCGTGTGGATCAACGACGTCACGCCGGAGCAGGTGGCCGACCGGCTCCGCGCGGTGTGA
- a CDS encoding S1C family serine protease, which produces MNDEPQRGSGEPSEDPRQQADSSGTAHLPQATGDTPPAGAFDGSATAQQAHPYGDPAYGQPVQQPGGHAATQQQPGPYGYEQQGIGGAPGGQYPHMGAPQQHGWYQQPMGAVPVQENRAGKRTGLVATALVGALAVGLIGGGVGGFVGYRLGSSGSESQATSLEQQPPARSASVAPEGSVQGVAQKVLPSVVQLQVQSAQGSGEGSGIVLSQDGYILTNAHVAEGAGQGNLTALFHDNRSASVRVVGSDPKSDLAVVKADITGLTPAELGRSDDLPVGSPVVAIGSPFGLSGTVTSGIVSAKDRPVRAGGQSGDQSSVLNALQTDAAINPGNSGGPLVDMDGRVVGINSAIYSPGTGQEQGGSVGLGFAIPIDQAQRTAKELKDTGSATQTTLGVRITSAREGGAVIADVVPNGPAQAAGMQNGERITKFDGRFIEDADALVATVRSHQPGQKVQVTLTGANGGPERTVDVVLAGQKG; this is translated from the coding sequence ATGAACGACGAGCCCCAGCGCGGCTCGGGCGAACCGTCCGAGGACCCGCGGCAGCAGGCAGACAGCAGCGGAACGGCGCACCTTCCGCAGGCGACCGGCGACACGCCGCCTGCCGGGGCGTTCGACGGATCCGCCACCGCCCAGCAGGCCCACCCGTACGGTGATCCGGCGTACGGGCAACCGGTCCAGCAACCCGGTGGCCACGCCGCGACGCAGCAGCAACCCGGCCCCTACGGGTACGAGCAGCAAGGAATCGGCGGCGCCCCCGGCGGGCAGTACCCGCACATGGGCGCCCCGCAGCAGCACGGCTGGTACCAGCAGCCGATGGGCGCGGTGCCGGTGCAGGAGAACCGCGCGGGCAAGCGCACCGGCCTGGTCGCCACGGCGCTGGTCGGGGCGCTGGCCGTCGGTCTCATCGGCGGTGGCGTCGGCGGCTTCGTCGGCTACCGGCTCGGTTCCTCCGGCTCCGAATCGCAGGCCACGAGCCTCGAACAGCAGCCGCCCGCGCGCAGCGCCAGCGTCGCCCCGGAAGGGTCGGTGCAGGGCGTGGCGCAGAAGGTGCTGCCGAGCGTGGTGCAGCTGCAGGTGCAGAGCGCGCAGGGATCCGGCGAGGGTTCCGGGATCGTGCTCAGCCAGGACGGCTACATCCTCACCAACGCCCACGTCGCCGAAGGCGCCGGTCAGGGCAACTTGACGGCGCTGTTCCACGACAACCGGTCCGCCTCGGTCCGGGTCGTCGGATCCGACCCCAAGTCGGACCTGGCCGTGGTCAAGGCCGACATCACCGGGCTGACGCCCGCGGAGCTGGGACGGTCGGACGATCTGCCGGTCGGCTCGCCCGTCGTGGCGATCGGTTCGCCGTTCGGGCTGTCCGGCACGGTCACCAGCGGCATCGTCAGCGCGAAGGACCGGCCGGTGCGGGCCGGCGGCCAGAGCGGTGACCAGTCGAGCGTGCTCAACGCGCTGCAGACCGACGCCGCGATCAACCCCGGCAACTCGGGCGGCCCGCTGGTCGACATGGACGGACGGGTCGTCGGCATCAACTCGGCCATCTACAGCCCCGGTACCGGGCAGGAGCAGGGCGGCTCGGTCGGCCTCGGCTTCGCGATCCCGATCGACCAGGCGCAGCGCACCGCGAAGGAGCTCAAGGACACCGGCTCCGCCACCCAGACCACGCTGGGCGTGCGCATCACGAGCGCTCGGGAGGGCGGCGCGGTCATCGCCGACGTCGTGCCGAACGGTCCGGCGCAGGCGGCGGGGATGCAGAACGGCGAGCGGATCACCAAGTTCGACGGCCGGTTCATCGAAGACGCCGACGCGCTCGTGGCGACCGTGCGTTCGCACCAGCCGGGGCAGAAGGTCCAGGTGACCTTGACCGGCGCGAACGGTGGCCCGGAGCGGACGGTCGACGTCGTGCTCGCCGGCCAGAAGGGCTGA
- a CDS encoding MogA/MoaB family molybdenum cofactor biosynthesis protein produces MERSAQRLGRALVVVVDDRAAQGEQEDSIGPLVTELLEEAGFIVDGTVAVAGETVDIRNALNTAVIGGVDVVITVGGTGVSPRDVTPDATSGVLDMPVPGIAEALRASGLAAGAVDAGVSRGLAGVSGSTLVVNLAGSRAAVRDGMATLSPLVTHVIEQLSGLEQA; encoded by the coding sequence ATGGAACGCAGCGCGCAGCGGCTGGGACGCGCCCTGGTGGTCGTGGTGGACGACCGGGCCGCGCAGGGCGAGCAGGAGGACAGCATCGGTCCGCTGGTGACCGAACTGCTGGAGGAAGCCGGATTCATCGTGGACGGAACCGTCGCGGTGGCCGGGGAGACGGTGGACATCCGCAACGCGCTGAACACCGCGGTGATCGGCGGCGTGGACGTGGTCATCACGGTCGGCGGCACGGGCGTTTCGCCTCGGGACGTCACACCGGACGCCACGTCCGGCGTGCTGGACATGCCGGTGCCCGGCATCGCCGAGGCGTTGCGGGCGTCCGGGCTGGCCGCGGGAGCGGTCGACGCCGGGGTCTCGCGCGGGCTCGCGGGGGTGTCCGGCAGCACGCTGGTGGTCAACCTGGCCGGTTCGCGGGCCGCGGTCCGCGATGGGATGGCGACGTTGTCGCCGCTGGTCACGCACGTGATCGAGCAGCTTTCGGGGCTCGAACAGGCCTGA
- a CDS encoding antitoxin has product MSFMDKAKDLANQAKDKAGELADKAGPNATKGLDAAKSKLDKATGGKYHDQIENVSSKVEGVLKRDEGTSGGTADGSGGTAQQGPGPGSGGTGQSGTAQPGETPRKPDTDGPGGTGTPSA; this is encoded by the coding sequence ATGAGCTTCATGGACAAGGCGAAGGACCTGGCCAACCAGGCCAAGGACAAGGCGGGCGAACTCGCCGACAAAGCGGGTCCGAACGCCACGAAGGGGCTGGACGCCGCCAAGTCGAAGCTGGACAAGGCCACCGGCGGCAAGTACCACGACCAGATCGAGAACGTGAGCAGCAAGGTCGAAGGCGTGCTCAAGCGCGACGAGGGGACCTCCGGCGGTACCGCGGACGGCTCCGGCGGCACCGCGCAGCAGGGCCCCGGCCCTGGCTCCGGTGGCACGGGCCAGTCCGGGACTGCTCAGCCCGGTGAGACGCCGCGCAAGCCGGACACCGACGGCCCCGGCGGCACCGGGACGCCCTCGGCCTGA
- the mscL gene encoding large conductance mechanosensitive channel protein MscL, whose product MLKGFKDFLMRGNVIDLAVAVVVGSAFTALVTAVTTSVIKPVIAATGGSNVTGLSFQIRAGNDASIIDFAVVINSIITFLITAAVVYFLFVMPMQKIQERRKKGKEEGQSEPTDVELLLEIRDLLRREQGLPMVKGLSEVDDSTATASTSVTAKSANGDASKN is encoded by the coding sequence GTGCTCAAGGGCTTCAAGGACTTCTTGATGCGAGGCAACGTGATCGACCTCGCGGTCGCGGTCGTCGTCGGCAGCGCGTTCACCGCCCTGGTCACCGCGGTCACGACCAGCGTCATCAAGCCCGTGATCGCCGCGACCGGCGGGTCGAACGTGACCGGGCTGTCGTTCCAGATCCGCGCGGGCAACGACGCCTCGATCATCGACTTCGCCGTGGTGATCAACTCGATCATCACGTTCCTGATCACCGCCGCGGTGGTGTACTTCCTGTTCGTCATGCCGATGCAGAAGATCCAGGAGCGCCGCAAGAAGGGCAAGGAAGAAGGCCAGTCGGAGCCGACCGACGTGGAGCTGCTGCTGGAGATCCGCGACCTGCTGCGCCGCGAGCAGGGCCTGCCCATGGTGAAGGGCCTGTCCGAGGTCGACGACAGCACGGCCACCGCCAGCACCTCGGTGACCGCGAAGTCCGCGAACGGCGACGCCAGCAAGAACTGA
- a CDS encoding FmdB family zinc ribbon protein produces MPTYQYACTECDHRFETVQSFSEDSLTECPQCTGRLRKLFNAVGIVFKGSGFYRTDNRSNSNSGSGSSSTSSSSGESTSSGSSSSSGDSSSSSSSSSGSSSSSSSSSSSTTAAAS; encoded by the coding sequence GTGCCCACCTACCAGTACGCCTGCACTGAATGCGATCACCGTTTCGAGACGGTGCAGTCCTTCAGTGAGGACTCGTTGACCGAGTGCCCGCAGTGCACCGGTCGGCTCCGGAAGCTGTTCAACGCGGTGGGCATCGTGTTCAAGGGCAGCGGCTTCTACCGCACCGACAACCGGTCGAACTCGAATTCGGGTTCGGGCTCGTCGTCGACGTCCTCGTCGTCCGGCGAGTCGACGAGCTCCGGTTCGTCGAGCTCGTCCGGGGACTCCTCGTCCTCGTCGAGCTCCTCTTCCGGCTCGTCGTCGAGCTCGTCGTCGAGTTCGTCCTCGACCACCGCGGCGGCCTCCTGA
- a CDS encoding 5-formyltetrahydrofolate cyclo-ligase: MTSLGELRESKSEWRRTLEERRRSIGETTRSAEADALRSVVLRWAEQRTPRVVAAYVPVRGEPGSAAMLDALRGSGCRVLLPVVVGAAPLDWAEYTGADSLDPARYGLLEPNGPRLGPSEIGAAEAILVPALAVDHRGVRLGRGAGHYDRSLPLADPAARLIGVVRDAEFVAALPGEEHDVRMHAVMTPGHGVVAIGAGDAGHAV; the protein is encoded by the coding sequence GTGACCTCGCTGGGAGAACTACGGGAATCCAAGTCCGAATGGCGGCGCACCCTGGAGGAACGCAGACGGAGCATCGGCGAAACCACACGATCAGCGGAAGCGGATGCGCTTCGTTCGGTGGTGCTGCGCTGGGCCGAGCAGCGCACGCCCCGGGTGGTGGCCGCGTACGTGCCGGTGCGGGGCGAGCCGGGCTCCGCGGCGATGCTCGACGCGCTGCGCGGCAGCGGGTGCCGGGTGCTGCTGCCGGTCGTCGTCGGTGCCGCACCGCTGGACTGGGCCGAGTACACCGGCGCGGACTCGTTGGACCCTGCCCGGTACGGCCTGCTGGAGCCGAACGGGCCGCGGCTGGGGCCGTCCGAGATCGGGGCCGCCGAGGCGATCCTGGTGCCGGCGCTGGCGGTGGACCACCGCGGTGTCCGGCTGGGCCGGGGCGCCGGGCACTACGACCGGTCGTTGCCGCTGGCGGACCCGGCGGCTCGGCTGATCGGGGTGGTGCGCGATGCGGAGTTCGTGGCGGCCTTGCCCGGCGAGGAGCACGACGTGCGGATGCACGCGGTGATGACGCCTGGTCATGGCGTCGTCGCGATCGGCGCCGGGGACGCCGGGCACGCGGTGTGA
- a CDS encoding UTP--glucose-1-phosphate uridylyltransferase: protein MNTAASNPAFRTAIVPAAGLGTRFLPTTKAVPKELLPVVDTPGIQLVATEAAEAGAERLVIVTSPDKKAVTDFFQPAPELERTLRDRGKDALLDKVRRAPELIKAETALQHEALGLGHAVSCAEDNLDAADDAVAVLLPDDLVLPNGVLSKMAETRARHGGSVLCAFDVPREQVSSYGVFDVADTDEDDVKQVRGMVEKPAPEDAPSSFAAAGRYLLDRAVFDALKRIEPGAGGELQLTDAVALLISEGHPVHVVVHRGARHDLGNPGGFLKAAVDFALDDPEYGPDLRNWLGARLNRS from the coding sequence ATGAACACCGCTGCCAGCAACCCCGCGTTCCGCACCGCCATCGTGCCCGCAGCGGGCCTGGGCACCCGGTTCCTGCCGACCACCAAGGCCGTGCCCAAGGAATTGCTGCCCGTCGTCGACACTCCGGGGATCCAACTGGTGGCGACCGAAGCCGCCGAAGCGGGCGCCGAGCGCCTCGTGATCGTGACCTCCCCGGATAAGAAGGCCGTCACCGACTTCTTCCAGCCCGCCCCCGAACTGGAGCGGACGCTGCGCGACCGCGGCAAGGACGCCCTGCTCGACAAGGTCCGCCGCGCCCCCGAGCTGATCAAGGCGGAGACGGCCCTGCAGCACGAGGCCCTCGGCCTCGGCCACGCCGTCAGCTGCGCGGAGGACAACCTGGACGCCGCCGACGACGCCGTCGCGGTGCTGCTGCCCGACGACCTCGTGCTGCCCAACGGAGTGCTGTCCAAGATGGCCGAGACCCGCGCCCGCCACGGCGGCAGCGTGCTCTGCGCCTTCGACGTGCCCCGCGAGCAGGTCTCCTCGTACGGCGTCTTCGACGTCGCCGACACCGACGAGGACGACGTCAAGCAGGTCCGCGGCATGGTGGAGAAACCGGCTCCCGAGGACGCGCCCTCCAGCTTCGCCGCCGCCGGGCGCTACCTGCTCGATCGGGCGGTGTTCGACGCGCTCAAGCGCATCGAACCCGGTGCCGGAGGTGAGCTACAACTCACCGATGCCGTAGCGTTGCTGATCTCGGAGGGGCATCCGGTGCACGTCGTGGTGCACCGAGGGGCGCGACACGACTTGGGAAATCCTGGCGGTTTCCTCAAAGCTGCGGTGGACTTCGCGCTGGACGATCCCGAGTACGGGCCGGATCTGCGGAACTGGCTCGGTGCAAGGCTGAACAGGAGCTGA